The following nucleotide sequence is from Salinispirillum sp. LH 10-3-1.
ACATGATCTCGCCGGAGCGATTTTCCTCAAAGTAGCTGGGATGCAGTGTCAGGATCCGATCAAACACCGCTTGGCGGATGTCCGCCGTGACCCGCTCACCGAGCCAACTGACCCAATAGAAGCGGGCAAAGGTGGCGATCGCCATGACCACAATGATGCCAAGCATCAAGAGCAGCGTTTGATTCAGTTGGGTGAGTGAGCCGCTGATAAAGCCATCATCAATTAACAGAAGTACGCCTTGGCCGAGACTCAGCGTCAAGCCTGACGTCAGCAGCAAGGCTATAATCGCGGCGCTTGCAACGTGCTTGTAAGGTGTAATGAAGGGCCAAAGCGCAGCAAGGGTGCGCAAGCCGGGGCGGGCAGCGGCGAGGTCAGACATAAGCAGCTTCCTGTAACGTAAGCGCGCGGATTAGATGTTTTGTTGGATTGCGTCGCGAGGCCGTTCAGTTGGCGTGGCATCAATAGGGAGATGCAGCGTGATCTGTAGGCCACCGTCGGGCCAGTTCTCTGCCCGGACCATGCCATTGTGCGCTTCAACGGCTTGGCGCGTAATGGACAGCCCAAGGCCTGATCCACCTTTCTTGGTGTTGCTGGCGCGGAAAAACGGGTCGAACAAATGCTGTAGATCGTTGTCGGGCACGCCAGGACCGTGATCGAGCACTGACAGGCGTATGACGCCACGATCTTCTTGGGTACTGATCAGTACTTCGGAATGCTCTTCGGTATAGTTAATGGCGTTGCGAATGACATTTTCAATGGCCGAACTTAAAAGAAGGTGGTCGCCAGTGATTTTTGACTGATGGTTGATCTGCAAGCGCACTGATCGATCCCGAGCTTTGGCTTCAAAGCTGGCGTCGTCCACGATGCTGCGCAGTATCCGAGCCAGATCGAGTTTCTGTGGATCCATGTGCTGTAGGCGGTTTTCCAAGCGTGACAGCTGGAGTAATTGCGCGATCAGGTCTTCAAGGCGTTGTCCCTCACGCTCTATGCGATCCAATTGCGGCGCCAATTCTTCATTGCCGCTTTTCTGGCGTGCGATACCCAAGGCAATTTGTAGCCGTGTTAGCGGTGAACGTAACTCATGACTGATGTTAGACAAGAGTTTTTGTTGGGCTTCAATCAGCTTTTGAATGCGATCCGCCATGTGATCGAAGTCTTGGCCCAGTTGCCCGATGTCATCGGCGCGCCGTGATACCTGGTTTGGCACGCGCGCTTCCAGGTGGCCGCCGGCCAGCAATCGGCTGGTGGTGCGCAGCAGCTTCAGTGGGCGCGAGAAGGAGCTGGCGAGCAAGAGGCTGAGCATGCCGCTGACCAATAATGCCAATAGCGTCCATGTAATGCGTTCGTTGATCAGGCTCATCATGGTGTTGGGCGCACGCTCGACGGGCGCTTTGATCAGTAGGCGGTACGTCTCACCACGATAGGTGAGCGGGACAGAGCCGATCCACTTCACGCCTTCCCAAATACCGGCGATGGGCTCGTTGGCTTCCACAATAGAGCCCACCAAATAAAGCTCTATTTGGTCCGGGCGTGGCTGGCCAATAAGGCGAAAGTTCGGGTCCACGAGGTAGAGATCCAAGCCGTATTGCACGCCGGTATAGCGCACCGCTTGCAGCGGAGTCATACCGCGACTGAGGTAGCTTTCGATCTCGCTGCGCTGGCGCAACAATAATTGCTCTTCATCGCGCGTCAGTGGGCTCAGTTCGTAGGGTCGTGCCCACTGCTGTAGCACCAAAAAAGAAACTGCAGAAATAACGATGAGGGTGAGCCAGAACCATAGAAAAATCCGCCCGGTCAAAGACGCGAGCGGATTCAGCGATTTGAGCCACT
It contains:
- a CDS encoding ATP-binding protein, encoding MHSPLQWLKSLNPLASLTGRIFLWFWLTLIVISAVSFLVLQQWARPYELSPLTRDEEQLLLRQRSEIESYLSRGMTPLQAVRYTGVQYGLDLYLVDPNFRLIGQPRPDQIELYLVGSIVEANEPIAGIWEGVKWIGSVPLTYRGETYRLLIKAPVERAPNTMMSLINERITWTLLALLVSGMLSLLLASSFSRPLKLLRTTSRLLAGGHLEARVPNQVSRRADDIGQLGQDFDHMADRIQKLIEAQQKLLSNISHELRSPLTRLQIALGIARQKSGNEELAPQLDRIEREGQRLEDLIAQLLQLSRLENRLQHMDPQKLDLARILRSIVDDASFEAKARDRSVRLQINHQSKITGDHLLLSSAIENVIRNAINYTEEHSEVLISTQEDRGVIRLSVLDHGPGVPDNDLQHLFDPFFRASNTKKGGSGLGLSITRQAVEAHNGMVRAENWPDGGLQITLHLPIDATPTERPRDAIQQNI